A segment of the Candidatus Polarisedimenticolia bacterium genome:
GGGGCTGCGGAGATAGGATCGAGCTAGGCGATGCGCCCCTTCTGCGCCTGGCCCGCCGAGAGCTCGCGGCGGAAGACGTCGCGGAGGCGGCGGTAGTCGTCGGGGGTATTCATGTCCTCCACCACCCCCGGGTTGGGGACCTCCACGTGGACGATCCCTCCCAGCTCGAGCGCGTCCCGGGCGGTCCGGCCCTGAGGGAGGTCGAGGAAGACATCGCGCATCTTTGCGCGACAGAGTACGGGGTGGCCGCGGCGCTCCTTGTAGGTGGGGATGAACACCCTCTCCGGTCCGCTGTGCGCGCGGTGCGCCAAGACCAGAGCGGCGAAGTCCAACTTCGTCACCAGCGGATAGTCGACCGGCTGGAAGAGGAACGCCTCCAAGTGCTCCTTCTCCAGCGACCGCAATCCGATCTTCAGGGACTCGATCTGCTCGCTCTCCGGCGCCCGGTTGATGACCCAGGAGAAATCCACCCCGATGCCGGCGAAGGTGTGCGCCGCCCGGATCTCCTCCGCACGGTGGCCGATCACCACCACCACCCGGCCCAGGCCCGCCGCCGCTGCGTTGCGCACCGCCAGTTCCAGGGCGGTCCAATTGCCGAAGCGCAGGAGCGCCTTCGGCTCTCCCATCCGCGTGGAACGCCCCGCGGACAAAATGATCAGGGCCAATGAACTATCAACGACCGGGGGGTTCAGGGCATTCTCCTCCCCCACGCATTGTACGCTGCGGAGCCCCCGGGCTGAAGAACTCTCCCAGCGACTGCAGCACCTTCCCGGTGCTGCCCCGCAGGAAGCGGGTGGGCGGCAGAGAGCGGAGGAAGGTGCGGCCATAGGGTTTGGTGATGATCCGGCGGTCGAGCACCACCACCACTCCGCGGTCCGAGGCGGACCGGATCAGGCGCCCGAACCCCTGCTTGAACTTCAGCACCGCCTGCGGCACGGTGAAGGAGGCGAAGGGATCCGAACCGCGCTGGCGCAAATCCTCGGCGCGGGCCAACTGCAGCGGTTCGGAGGGGACGCGGAAGGGCAGGCGGGTGATGATCACGCAGGAGAGCGCCTCGCCCTTCACGTCCACACCTTCCCAGAAGCTGTCGGTGCCGAAGAGCGCGCGCGGCGGCCCCTCGCGGAAGCGATCGAGGAGCTCGGTCCGGCCGCTCTCGCCCTGGCACAGCGCTCCGATGCCCGCGGAGGCCAGGGGCCCGCGCAGCGACTCGCAGGTGCGCCGGAGGAGGCCGTAGGCGGTGAAGAGCACGAAGGCCCGGCCGCGGCTCCGCAAGAGCACCTCCAGCACGGTCCCCCTCACCGCCTCCTCGTAACCTCCCGAGCCGGGATCGGGGAAGTCGTCGGGCACCAGGGTCAGGACCTGCCGCGGGTAGTCGAAGGGCGAGGGGAACTCTCCGAAGCGGAACCGCTCCTCCTCGATCTGATCGAGGCCCAGCCGCTCGCCCAGGTAGTTCACGCTCCCCTCCACCGACAGGGTCGCGCTGGTCATGACCACCGTCCGCACCGGGTCGTAGACCGCCGACTTGAGGTCGTCCGCCACGCGGATGGGCGCGCTGGCGAAGGTCACCGCCCGACTGCGTGGATCGCCGCGCCGCCCCCGCACCTCCACCCAGCGCACCTGGCCCTTCTCCTCCGTGCTGCGAAAGAACTCCAGGTCTGTCCGCACTTTCGCCAGCCGGTCGCGAAGCGACGTCGGCTCGAAGAGGAGGGCCTTGCGGCGCTCTTCCGTTAGCGAGGAGGCGTTCTCCAGAGCGCCGACGACCCGCTCGGCCTCCTTGACGACGATGCCGATCTCCTCGCTCACGGCACGCAGGCGCTCGTCGATCGCATCCCGGAAAGCCGCCTGGGCGGGGGCATCGGTGAGGCGGATCTTCAGGTCCTCCTCCTGGGGATCCCTGACGGTCCCGTACTCCACGTCCTTGCGGCCGCGAGAAGCCTCTTCCTGCGCCAGCGCCAGCGCAGAACCAAGCTCTGCGTCGACCCGCGCGGCGATGTCCGGCAGGTCCGCGAGGAGGCCGCGCTCGAGCCTCTCCGCCGCCACCGGAACGCCTTCGCGGCGCAGGGTCTTCGCCAGGTGCGGCAGGACGCCCTTCTTCCGGTCGCGGGGGGAGACCAGGCGGCTGAAGCGGCTCTTGAACCCGAGCTGCGAGATGCGGACCCCCAGGTACTGGGAAGCGACGTCCTCCAGGTGGTGAGCCTCGTCGAAGATCACCCGCTCGTAGCCCGGCACCACCAGGTCGATCTGGTAGTTGCCGATGACCCGGCGCACCGCAAGATCGGCGAAGAAGAGGTGGTGGTTGACGACCACGATGTCCGCCTTGAAGGCCGCGCGCTTCGCCTGGTAGTAAAAGCATTCTCCGTAGAACGGGCAGAGCACCTTGAGGGACTTGTCGGTCTCGGACATGGCCTTTTCCCACACCCGGTCCGGCGGCGGAGCCCCCAGCTCGGCCAGGCTCCCCTCGCTCGCGGTCTTGGCCCAGGCGATCAGGTCCCGGAGTTGCCGGACCTCGTCCTCCTTCTCGACGAGGTCTCCGACCCCTTCCTTCTCGATCTCGGCCAGCTTCCGCTTGCAGGCGTAGTTGCCCCGGCCCTTGATCAGCGCGTACTTGAACTTCACCTTCAGCGTTCGCTCGAGGAACGGCAGGTCCTTGCCGATGAGCTGCTCCTGGAGGTTGATGGTGTTGGTGGAGACGATCACCCGAGAGCGGTTCTGCACGGCCCAAAGGATCGACGGGACCAGATAGCCGAAGCTCTTCCCGACGCCGGTGCCCGCTTCGAGCGCCACCACCCGGTTCCCGTTGAGCGCCTCGGCCACCTCCCGCGCCATGGCCACCTGCCCCGCGCGCGCCTCGTAGTCCTTGAGCGCCCCGGCCAGGGGGCCGCCGCGGCCGAAGACCGCCTCCACCTCCGCCGGGTCGACGGGCTGCGGTCCCGGGGGTCCCTTCCGGAAGGGGGACACCACCAGGTAATGCCGCTCGGCGCGGTTGTCGATGATGGCGAAGCCGACCTCGCGGTTCGCCAGCTCATGGGCGACCGCGAAGTCGGCCTCCGAGGGCTCGAGGCGGCCGCTGGGATGGTTGTGGATGGCCAGGTCCCACTCCTCCGCCCGCCGGATGATGGCCGGGACCGCGCTCCGATTGCCCCGCGCCGCCACGTCCACTTCCGCCACCCGGGCCGTGGTTTCATCGTCCCAGGCGAGCCGCGCCAGGAAGAAGACCTCGTTCCCTCCCGCCTGGTCGATGGCGGCGGCCAGGCTCTCCCGGACGGGAGGCGGGATCACGAGGCGGATGTCGGCCATGTCTGAAGTGGTGCATCTTACCGCCCAGCGGATGGATTACGATATGCGGCCATGAAAGACGAGCTCGCAACGTTTCGGGAACAAGTGGCGATCGTGACCGGCGCGGGCCGGGGCATCGGCCGCAGCGTGAGCCTCGCCCTCGGCCGGGCGGGCGCGCGGGTGGTCCTGGCGGCGAGGAGCGGGGACCAGCTCGAGGCGGTGGCCGGGGAGATCCGCGAGGCCGGGGGCGAGGCCATGCCGGTGCCCACCGATGTCTCCCGTGAGGAAGAGGTGCTCCCGCTCTTCGCGGCGGTCAAGGAGCGGTTCGGCCGTCTCGACGTCCTGGTCAACAACGCGGGCGCCGGCGCCTTCGGGCCCCTCGAGGAGTTTACCGCAGCCGACTTCGACCGCGTCCTCTCCACGAACCTGCGCGGCACCTTCCTCTGCGCCCGCGAGGCGCTGAAGATCATGAAGCCCCGCCGGAGCGGGACGATCATCAACATCTCGAGCGTGGTGGGGTTCAAGGGCTATCCCCGCCAGGCGGCCTATACGGCATCGAAACACGGGGTCATGGGCCTCACCAAGTCCCTGGCCGCGGAAGCCCAGGAATTCGGCGTCCGGGTGAGCGCCGTCCTGCCGGGAGGAGTGGACACCGAGCTGGCCGCGCAAGCCCGGCCCGATCTCCACCCCGAGAAGCTCCTCCAGCCCGAGGACATCGCGCGCACGGTGATGTTCCTCCTGTCGCTCCCCGAGCGCGCGGCGATCGACGAGATCTACATCCGCCGTCGTTCGAGCCAGCCGTTCTGAAGCAAGGAGAAGTCCGGTGAAGACCTACCTCATCCGCGGCGGAGTCGAAGGCAAAAAACTGATCCCGTCCTTCTCCTCGCGTGCGTAGAGGACCTGCGGCGTAGCCCCGGATTTGCTCAACCCGGCCCGGAAGACCCACTGGCCGACAGCCTGACTCACGTTGGTCCCCGGGGGGGGCCGGGAGGTTGGAAGGGTCGATGCTTCTCGATGGTGACCACGAGCCATCCGCCGCCGGGCGATGCTGAAATCGAGGTGAGGAACTTCTCCTTTCCTCCCTCAGCCCCGCCGGGGGGTGATGCCGCGCGGATCGCAACGGTTTCCATGCAGAAGAGAAGCACGAGAGCTGAAGCAGAGGGCGCCCGAATCATCACCGCACCTCCGGCGGCACGTTTCCGTACGACCATGGCGCCTTGAAGGGCGGGGCCGGGGGCGGGAGGGGCGTCTTCCCCGGAGTCAGGCGGCCCGAGAGCTCCAGGCCGGCCTCCAGCATGGCGCGGCCGGCGGTGGGCTCGAGGTTCGAGTAGCTGGTGAGGCGCGTCTCGTATCCGCCGCCGCCGGGGCCGAGGGCCTCCTCGGTCGGGACGTAGCCCGAGCAGCCGTTCGCCAGTTCCACCACCCAGGTGAAGGGGAAGCGGCTCCTCCGCTTGAGCTCCAGGCCCAGTTCCACGAAGTACTCCGCGGGGTTCGAGACGAACACCGCCGGCCCCACCTGGATCGCCTGCACCTCCACCTCCTCCTCGGGCTGCCGGGCGATGAAGGCGTCGAGGAGGACGATCTCCTTGGCGAAGATCCACTCCGCCGAGTCGGCATCGGCCCCCGGCCTCTCTACCAACTCCAGGGAGCGCCGCACGCGCTCGGGATCGGGGATCCGGCGCTTCACCTTGAAGACCCGCGAGAGCGTATCGACCGGCCCGCCGTGGCCCGGCTCCGCGCGGAGGAGGACCTTGATCGCCTCCGCCCCCACCGACCCTCCCACCCGCCGGGCCTGCAGGTCACCCGAGGGGTCCGCGTAGGGACTCAGGTTGTCGACCTGGGTGATGTCCCCGCAGGCGCCCTGGAGGAAGACCACCGTCGCCTTCGTTTCCAGGCCGCCCTGGATGGTCCGCTCCAGGTAGTGGATCCAGTTGGCGGAGAAGCCGGGCGGGCTGGTGGTGGCGTGGCAGGAGAAATTCACGATCACCCCGAGCAGGGTTCCCCCTTTGTCCCAGGCGCCGATGACCCCGACCTCCGGATCGATGGGTCCGGCATACCCCAGCGTCTCGGGGTTCCCGCGGCCGGGATGGGTGAAGGTGCCGCCGCCTTTCATGCGCATCCGCCGGTTGAAGGACACCCGGTCCTCCTTCCCCGAGCCGAAGCTCAGGCGGGCCTCCACCGCCTTGCCGCTCGCCTCCGCCACCGCGTCCACGATCGCCGCTTCGACGCGCCGGAGGTAGCGGGGGTCCGCGGCCGAGGACTTACGGTAGGCGAGGTCCTGGACCACCGGGGAGGCGTGGTCGAACTCCCCCGGGAGCACCATGCCGGTGGGGCCCGAGGAATGGGAATGCGAGGCGCCGATCATCACCCGGTCCGGCGCGATCCCGCAGCGCTCCCGGATCGCCGAGCGCGCGACCAGCACCGTTTCCCGCCGGAGCATCAGCGCATCGACGCCCACCAGCGCCACCCGCTTCGAGCCGTCGTCGAACACCGCCGCCCGGACCTTGCAGGGGTCATGCACCGATCGGCCGTAGACCTTGCCGTAGTTCCCCGGCATCTCCATGCCGATCTCCGGGGTGATGTCGCGCTCGGCGAAGCCTGCGCGGAACGGGGCGGGCGGACCCCGCTCCTCTCCGGCCGGCGTGCCAGCCGAAAGAGTGAAGATCACGCTCCAGGAGAAGGTGCAACCGGTCATGGGTCCCCCGACTTCGTCTGCCGTCCGTCGTCCGTCGCTGTCAACTGTCGACTGTCGACTGTCGACTCAAGGAAGGCCAGGTTCCCCAGGTGGGAGGCCTGGGCCGAGCGATCCCAGGCGGGGGATCGATCATGCCGGGATCTTAGCCTTTCACCCAGCTCGCGGGAAGTGAGAGGCAAGCTGCCCGCGGCGTCCCACGGGGGACACGCATGCCGGCGGCTTTTACAAGGTGCCGGGGGTCCTCGGTCCCGCCCGGAACTTCGCCGGTCGAAAAGGTGATTCCCCAGGCCCTCTTAGGGAACGGAAGATGCCGTGATACGACTGGAACGATTCTTGCTCTTATTGGAGTCGACAGGCGCGCTGGCTTGGAGGCGCGGTTCGGGAGTAGGAAGGAACTGTTTCCAAGGTGACTTGGGAGCCCCTTTCTGGCGCGCCTGTCGTTTCTCCCCCGGGGCTCATGGGGCGCCCCACTCTCTACCTGACTTTCAGGTCCGCCGCCGAGTACTACTCGATACCGCTTGCGGCAGGTACGGGCGGCGCAGCCGGACCGGGAAGCAGCGCAACCGTCCCCTCGGGGGGACCGAGGGGGGAAAGCACCGGCCGTCCCCTCGGGGGGATCGAGGGGGGAAAACACAGGGATTCCTCCGAAGCCTTCTTGCGAAAGAGAGCATGGACTTTCTCGCAGGAATCCTGCTCGCGCCCCTTCCGGGAAGTCACAGGGCCGGCACTCATCGGGCAGGCCCCGGCGCTCGCGGCATCCTTCGAGGCGGAGAACGCACCCGCCCCCAAGAGGAGGACTCCCACCAGCACAAACAGGCCGGCGGCGAGGAGGAACGACCGATTTTTCAGAAACCGCATGCAGGGACAGTTCATACCGGAGAAAGGTACCTCGCCCGGCGCAGGTTGACAAGGAATACCGGAGGGAGATGGCGCCGGGCCCCGCGGGTAGACTCTCTAAGCTAAGTAC
Coding sequences within it:
- a CDS encoding helicase C-terminal domain-containing protein codes for the protein MADIRLVIPPPVRESLAAAIDQAGGNEVFFLARLAWDDETTARVAEVDVAARGNRSAVPAIIRRAEEWDLAIHNHPSGRLEPSEADFAVAHELANREVGFAIIDNRAERHYLVVSPFRKGPPGPQPVDPAEVEAVFGRGGPLAGALKDYEARAGQVAMAREVAEALNGNRVVALEAGTGVGKSFGYLVPSILWAVQNRSRVIVSTNTINLQEQLIGKDLPFLERTLKVKFKYALIKGRGNYACKRKLAEIEKEGVGDLVEKEDEVRQLRDLIAWAKTASEGSLAELGAPPPDRVWEKAMSETDKSLKVLCPFYGECFYYQAKRAAFKADIVVVNHHLFFADLAVRRVIGNYQIDLVVPGYERVIFDEAHHLEDVASQYLGVRISQLGFKSRFSRLVSPRDRKKGVLPHLAKTLRREGVPVAAERLERGLLADLPDIAARVDAELGSALALAQEEASRGRKDVEYGTVRDPQEEDLKIRLTDAPAQAAFRDAIDERLRAVSEEIGIVVKEAERVVGALENASSLTEERRKALLFEPTSLRDRLAKVRTDLEFFRSTEEKGQVRWVEVRGRRGDPRSRAVTFASAPIRVADDLKSAVYDPVRTVVMTSATLSVEGSVNYLGERLGLDQIEEERFRFGEFPSPFDYPRQVLTLVPDDFPDPGSGGYEEAVRGTVLEVLLRSRGRAFVLFTAYGLLRRTCESLRGPLASAGIGALCQGESGRTELLDRFREGPPRALFGTDSFWEGVDVKGEALSCVIITRLPFRVPSEPLQLARAEDLRQRGSDPFASFTVPQAVLKFKQGFGRLIRSASDRGVVVVLDRRIITKPYGRTFLRSLPPTRFLRGSTGKVLQSLGEFFSPGAPQRTMRGGGECPEPPGR
- a CDS encoding SDR family oxidoreductase, which codes for MKDELATFREQVAIVTGAGRGIGRSVSLALGRAGARVVLAARSGDQLEAVAGEIREAGGEAMPVPTDVSREEEVLPLFAAVKERFGRLDVLVNNAGAGAFGPLEEFTAADFDRVLSTNLRGTFLCAREALKIMKPRRSGTIINISSVVGFKGYPRQAAYTASKHGVMGLTKSLAAEAQEFGVRVSAVLPGGVDTELAAQARPDLHPEKLLQPEDIARTVMFLLSLPERAAIDEIYIRRRSSQPF
- a CDS encoding nucleotidyltransferase family protein; amino-acid sequence: MGEENALNPPVVDSSLALIILSAGRSTRMGEPKALLRFGNWTALELAVRNAAAAGLGRVVVVIGHRAEEIRAAHTFAGIGVDFSWVINRAPESEQIESLKIGLRSLEKEHLEAFLFQPVDYPLVTKLDFAALVLAHRAHSGPERVFIPTYKERRGHPVLCRAKMRDVFLDLPQGRTARDALELGGIVHVEVPNPGVVEDMNTPDDYRRLRDVFRRELSAGQAQKGRIA